The proteins below are encoded in one region of Vanessa tameamea isolate UH-Manoa-2023 chromosome Z, ilVanTame1 primary haplotype, whole genome shotgun sequence:
- the LOC113401914 gene encoding uncharacterized protein LOC113401914, translating to MHCQRCQKSIRSCEGIKCGLCESRFHIKCINGNTKNLELECGDKGFHWICAMCQKSSCKINNDQIQPDTILKAINALTEKLELVNKIQLPKLNNDLIQIKSVTDHIKKQNENILIKIDDLKNRKCAEQYKNSNNKYRNRNLNLSPRSNRCDEKTSILGTDKVRYRTRRRSYPIIKMLLQLNRRLSRGNRPKRKIN from the coding sequence ATGCATTGCCAACGATGCCAAAAATCAATACGAAGTTGTGAAGGTATTAAATGTGGCCTATGTGAGTCGagatttcatattaaatgtataaatggcAATACAAAGAATTTAGAACTAGAATGTGGTGATAAGGGATTTCACTGGATTTGTGCCATGTGTCAAAAATCgtcttgtaaaataaacaacgaCCAAATTCAACCAGATACGATACTCAAAGCAATAAATGCATTAACGGAGAAACTTGAACTTGTTAACAAGATCCAGCTACCGAAACTAAATAATGatttgatacaaataaaatccGTAACTGATCatattaagaaacaaaatgagaacattctaattaaaattgatgacTTAAAGAACAGAAAGTGTGCAGAGCAATATAAAAATTCGAACAATAAATATCGAAATCGAAATCTTAATTTATCGCCAAGATCGAATCGGTGCGATGAGAAAACTTCGATTTTGGGTACTGATAAAGTCAGATATAGAACACGTAGGAGATCATATCCAATAATTAAGATGTTATTACAGTTAAACCGAAGATTGAGTCGAGGAAATAGACCAAAgagaaaaatcaattaa